A single window of Anaerolineales bacterium DNA harbors:
- a CDS encoding DUF1385 domain-containing protein, whose product MEEKLPAYGGQALIEGVMMRGKHSCAMAVRAPDQSIVVETEKLGSIYQSRIAQLPFVRGLITLWDALALGIRALVFSANIQAPEDEKIEGGMLALTLVPSLLFAVAVFMLLPIGIAYLAERFLAWNAWQSNLLEGFVRLGLLLAYLAAIRRVADIRRVYMYHGAEHKTINAFEDGAELNIEGVRPYSRQHPRCGTAFLLTVFVFSILLFSAIGPLPMLTRIISRLVLLPLLASLAYEYIRFTGTLHNHTLAKILMAPNLWLQNMTTAEPDDDMLAIAIAAFKAMYSEEQRLAAEASAVST is encoded by the coding sequence ATGGAAGAAAAATTGCCAGCGTACGGCGGCCAGGCGTTGATCGAAGGTGTAATGATGCGTGGTAAACATAGTTGTGCCATGGCCGTGCGTGCACCAGATCAATCCATCGTCGTCGAAACTGAAAAACTCGGCAGCATCTATCAAAGCAGGATTGCCCAACTGCCGTTCGTCCGCGGTTTGATCACGCTCTGGGATGCACTCGCTCTCGGCATACGGGCACTCGTATTTTCAGCGAACATTCAAGCGCCGGAAGATGAGAAGATCGAAGGCGGGATGCTCGCCCTCACCCTCGTGCCCTCGCTGCTCTTCGCTGTTGCCGTTTTCATGCTCCTGCCTATCGGTATCGCTTATCTGGCGGAACGATTCCTTGCCTGGAACGCCTGGCAATCCAATCTGCTCGAGGGTTTCGTGCGCCTCGGATTGCTGCTTGCCTACCTCGCAGCCATACGCCGCGTTGCGGACATTCGACGCGTCTACATGTATCATGGCGCAGAACATAAAACGATCAACGCCTTCGAAGATGGCGCGGAACTGAACATAGAAGGTGTGCGGCCTTACTCGCGCCAACATCCCCGCTGCGGAACGGCCTTCCTGCTCACTGTTTTTGTATTTTCGATACTGCTGTTCAGCGCCATTGGTCCCTTACCGATGCTGACCCGAATCATAAGCCGCCTGGTGCTGCTCCCCTTGCTCGCTTCGCTGGCTTATGAGTACATCCGCTTCACGGGAACATTGCACAACCATACCCTGGCGAAAATCCTCATGGCACCGAATCTATGGCTGCAGAACATGACGACGGCTGAGCCGGATGATGATATGCTGGCAATCGCCATCGCAGCCTTTAAAGCCATGTATTCGGAAGAACAACGGCTGGCAGCCGAAGCATCGGCCGTCTCAACTTGA
- a CDS encoding ATP-binding protein, with product MNCRKCGKKAVINMRQHKLGLCEEHFLDWIPQQTQRFIEKYGMFTKDDRILVAISGGKDSLSLWDVLVRLGYHADGLYINLGIDDGTQYSSKSKRFAEDFAETNKLQLLSVATESSEGFTIPEASRRTLRGQDRPCSVCGLTKRHILNRVAREKNYDVLVTGHNLDDEAAVLFGNTLNWATGYLLRQGPLLEAKSGLVRKAKPFFRFYERETAAYALLRGIEYIYEECPYAAGATSLYYKELLNSMEDKRPGAKLSFLLSFLRAKESGFITDGNSVDSRELRACQSCGQPTTAPDMCTYCRTWTQIRSRQPRTIEGSLT from the coding sequence ATGAATTGTCGAAAGTGCGGCAAGAAAGCCGTGATCAACATGCGACAGCACAAGCTGGGCTTGTGTGAAGAGCATTTCCTCGATTGGATCCCGCAGCAAACGCAACGTTTCATCGAAAAATATGGGATGTTTACAAAGGATGATCGAATCCTTGTCGCCATCTCCGGCGGAAAGGATTCCTTAAGCCTCTGGGATGTTCTCGTCCGCCTTGGCTACCATGCCGATGGGCTTTACATTAACCTGGGGATCGACGATGGAACGCAATACTCCTCAAAATCCAAGCGGTTCGCAGAAGACTTTGCTGAAACCAACAAGCTGCAATTGCTGTCCGTCGCCACAGAGTCGTCGGAGGGTTTCACGATACCGGAAGCATCCCGTCGTACTTTGCGGGGACAAGACAGGCCGTGTTCCGTGTGCGGCCTCACCAAACGGCATATCCTCAATCGTGTCGCCCGCGAGAAGAATTATGACGTGCTCGTTACGGGCCACAATCTCGATGACGAAGCTGCAGTGTTGTTCGGCAACACACTAAATTGGGCGACTGGCTACCTCCTCCGCCAGGGTCCGCTTCTCGAAGCGAAATCCGGATTGGTGCGTAAAGCCAAACCGTTCTTTCGATTTTACGAACGGGAAACGGCCGCTTATGCACTCCTGCGGGGTATCGAATACATCTATGAAGAATGTCCTTACGCAGCGGGGGCAACATCACTTTATTACAAGGAACTACTCAACAGCATGGAAGACAAGCGACCGGGTGCGAAACTGTCTTTCCTGCTCTCCTTCTTGCGAGCGAAAGAATCCGGATTCATCACCGACGGCAACTCTGTTGATTCCCGTGAACTTCGAGCTTGCCAATCCTGCGGGCAGCCGACGACGGCTCCGGACATGTGCACCTACTGCCGCACCTGGACGCAAATACGCAGCCGACAGCCCAGAACCATCGAAGGGAGCCTCACATGA
- a CDS encoding dipeptidase has product MSARSSAIEWARSHQADALEDFKTILRIPSISTLPENNEDVERAAEWITENLRELGCEVAKTIETGGHPVVYAEWLEAESDKPTILVYGHYDVQPPEPLEEWESDPFDPQVRGENLYACGASDMKGQMIAFLTAVKAIQSTSRLPVNLKFMFEGEEEVGSPHLADFIHEHKDMLSSTFCLNCDSGILDPETPSLTYTLRGLSYFELRLQGARSDLHSGLFGGAIDNPANVLCQLIAGMRDASGRVTLPGFYDDVRPLTDEDREEMVAKPDSWWLEQTGVPVLFGEEGYTAAERATARPTLDVNGLLSGFTGEGSKTVLPAKAMAKFSMRLVPDQDPNKIKTIVETYLTENAPPTVTWELEDLSSCFPSISERDSASVRAATRAFEKVWGKAPVFQRQGGSVPVVGIIQELLGLESLIMGFGLPDDNLHAPNEKQHIPTFYRGIETYIHYLFETAED; this is encoded by the coding sequence ATGTCCGCTAGATCATCTGCCATCGAATGGGCTCGTTCACACCAGGCCGATGCGTTGGAGGATTTCAAGACCATACTTCGCATACCTTCGATTTCGACGCTGCCGGAAAATAATGAGGACGTCGAGCGAGCAGCCGAGTGGATCACAGAGAACCTGCGTGAACTCGGATGTGAAGTTGCGAAAACGATCGAAACCGGCGGCCATCCGGTGGTATACGCCGAGTGGCTGGAGGCCGAATCAGACAAACCGACGATCCTGGTATACGGTCATTACGATGTTCAACCCCCGGAACCCCTGGAGGAATGGGAAAGCGATCCCTTCGACCCTCAAGTGCGAGGGGAAAATCTGTACGCATGCGGCGCATCCGACATGAAGGGACAAATGATTGCCTTTCTCACGGCAGTGAAGGCCATCCAAAGCACCTCCCGATTGCCCGTGAATCTCAAATTCATGTTCGAAGGAGAAGAGGAAGTTGGTTCGCCCCATCTCGCCGACTTTATCCACGAACACAAGGATATGTTGTCCAGCACTTTTTGTTTGAACTGCGATTCGGGGATATTGGATCCCGAAACCCCCTCGCTGACGTATACCTTGCGCGGTCTGTCCTACTTCGAACTTCGCTTACAAGGCGCTAGAAGCGATTTGCATTCCGGCTTGTTTGGCGGTGCGATCGACAATCCCGCCAACGTTCTTTGCCAGTTGATCGCAGGCATGCGCGACGCCAGCGGCAGAGTCACACTTCCCGGCTTTTATGACGATGTCCGTCCGCTGACGGACGAAGACCGTGAGGAGATGGTCGCCAAACCGGATTCCTGGTGGCTCGAGCAGACTGGCGTTCCCGTCCTTTTCGGCGAAGAAGGATACACGGCTGCGGAGAGAGCCACTGCCCGTCCGACGTTGGACGTCAACGGCCTGCTGAGTGGCTTTACGGGCGAAGGCTCGAAAACCGTGCTTCCTGCGAAGGCCATGGCGAAATTCTCCATGCGCCTGGTGCCCGATCAGGATCCGAATAAAATCAAAACCATCGTGGAAACTTACCTGACCGAGAACGCTCCGCCTACCGTAACCTGGGAATTAGAGGATTTGTCGAGCTGCTTCCCGTCGATCAGCGAGCGCGATTCGGCTTCTGTCCGTGCAGCAACGCGTGCCTTCGAGAAAGTCTGGGGTAAAGCCCCCGTCTTTCAACGTCAGGGTGGTTCCGTTCCCGTTGTGGGCATCATCCAGGAGCTGCTGGGATTGGAAAGTCTGATCATGGGTTTCGGCTTGCCCGACGACAACCTGCACGCCCCCAACGAGAAGCAGCACATCCCTACGTTTTATCGCGGCATCGAGACCTACATTCATTATCTATTCGAGACAGCAGAAGACTAG
- the queF gene encoding preQ(1) synthase gives MTEAKDLEGLTLLGKGSEPSRRLETFPNRHPNRRYLVRLESEEFTCLCPATGQPDFAAIHVEYIPNEKILESKSFKLYLWSYRDEGVFHEHVTNTILDNLVEALDPHWCRVVGEFNIRGGIAITVECEHGTRGELG, from the coding sequence ATGACGGAAGCCAAAGACCTGGAGGGACTCACGCTACTCGGGAAAGGTTCAGAACCGAGCAGACGCCTGGAGACGTTTCCAAACCGCCATCCCAACCGCCGTTACCTTGTACGGCTGGAGTCGGAAGAGTTCACCTGTTTATGCCCTGCGACAGGTCAACCCGACTTCGCCGCGATTCACGTCGAATACATCCCCAATGAAAAGATCCTCGAATCCAAATCTTTCAAACTCTATTTGTGGTCCTACCGGGATGAAGGGGTCTTTCACGAACACGTTACCAACACGATTCTGGACAATCTCGTCGAAGCTCTGGATCCTCATTGGTGCCGGGTGGTCGGCGAATTCAACATCCGCGGCGGCATTGCCATCACCGTGGAGTGCGAACACGGAACGCGGGGGGAATTGGGCTGA
- a CDS encoding MoaD/ThiS family protein, giving the protein MPISIKLRDTVYEVRAGMTARDALKKINVLPETVLITRNGELITDDEILTDGEEIRLIAVISGGSNRG; this is encoded by the coding sequence ATGCCGATATCCATTAAATTGCGAGATACTGTATACGAAGTACGGGCAGGCATGACAGCTCGAGACGCGCTGAAGAAAATCAATGTGCTGCCCGAGACGGTTCTCATAACCAGAAATGGGGAACTCATTACCGACGACGAGATTCTCACAGATGGAGAGGAAATCCGCTTGATCGCTGTAATTTCAGGCGGTTCCAATCGCGGATAG